One genomic region from Prevotella sp. Rep29 encodes:
- a CDS encoding M23 family metallopeptidase, which produces MHLKATIKTFVVFSFMSLTTLPSAAQDLLARQAPIDKKMKAIDTLALNALLEKEQWESPAADLYEEWSNKYTHKVSPLPDEFRINLRGFCMPTPSRVITSNFGARWGRMHKGLDIKVYTGDTIRAAFTGKVRIVRYDANGYGKYVVIRHDNGLETIYGHLSKQLVAENQNVRAGDVIGLGGNTGRSTGSHLHFETRLCGVALNPALFFDFRAQDVTCDTYVFRKSTINRESAQATRLRGKNDQNGYSREDVVGKEQASASRRTEDNSNASSSYSGATRYHKVEAGETVYSIARKHGLTVEEFCRINHINKNMRIRPGQILKY; this is translated from the coding sequence ATACATTTAAAAGCAACCATAAAGACATTTGTAGTATTTTCATTCATGAGTCTCACCACATTGCCTTCGGCAGCGCAAGACCTGCTGGCACGTCAAGCACCGATTGACAAGAAGATGAAGGCAATCGACACACTCGCCCTGAACGCCCTCCTGGAAAAGGAACAATGGGAGTCACCGGCAGCAGATTTATACGAAGAATGGAGCAACAAATACACCCATAAAGTCAGTCCACTACCCGATGAATTCCGCATCAACCTGCGCGGATTCTGCATGCCTACGCCCAGCCGCGTCATCACATCCAACTTCGGTGCACGCTGGGGAAGAATGCACAAGGGACTCGACATTAAAGTATATACGGGCGACACCATCCGCGCCGCCTTCACAGGCAAAGTGCGCATCGTAAGATATGATGCCAACGGATATGGAAAATATGTCGTCATCCGCCATGACAACGGACTGGAAACCATCTACGGACACCTGTCGAAACAACTCGTGGCAGAGAATCAGAACGTCAGGGCTGGCGATGTCATCGGACTGGGTGGAAACACCGGACGAAGCACCGGTTCGCACCTCCACTTCGAAACTCGTCTGTGCGGTGTGGCACTCAACCCGGCACTCTTCTTCGACTTCCGCGCACAAGATGTCACCTGCGACACCTACGTGTTCCGCAAGAGCACCATCAACCGCGAATCGGCACAGGCAACACGCCTGCGTGGCAAAAACGACCAAAACGGATATAGCCGCGAAGATGTCGTCGGAAAAGAACAGGCATCAGCCAGCAGACGCACCGAGGACAACAGCAACGCATCATCGTCCTACTCAGGTGCCACGCGCTATCACAAGGTTGAAGCCGGCGAAACCGTCTATTCTATAGCCCGCAAGCACGGACTCACCGTTGAGGAGTTCTGCCGCATCAACCACATCAACAAGAATATGCGCATACGCCCAGGACAGATTCTGAAGTATTAA
- the recG gene encoding ATP-dependent DNA helicase RecG yields the protein MFDILNQDVQYVSGVGPKRKEILKKELQISTYGDLLEYFPYKHVDRSRIYRIDELSPDMPFVQIRGKILSFEEFSVGTRKKRVVAYFSDGRGVVDLVWFSRAQYITRNYSVEKDYIVFGRPTVYGGRYQFAHPEIEKAEDVELSAMGMQPYYVTTEAMKKAGITSRTMEKIMKNLLEKLTQPLPETLPPFITGPLHLISRDDAFRKIHYPKCAEDTQQARLRLKFEELFYVQLNILRYANDHRRKYRGYVFSHVGEHFNTFYHEHLPFPLTGAQKRVIREIRKDMGSGQQMNRLLQGDVGSGKTLVALMSMLIALDNGYQACIMAPTEILAEQHLQTIRELLGDMPVRTELLTGVVKGKRREAVMQGLIDGSVHLLVGTHAVIEENVQFKRLGFAVIDEQHRFGVAQRAKLWSKSNNPPHVLVMTATPIPRTLAMTLYGDLDVSVIDELPPGRKPIQTIHKFDNQLHSLYTGIRKQIQEGRQAYIVFPLIKESEKIDLKNLEEGFETLREALPEMRMSKVHGKMKPAEKDAEMAKFVSGETQILVATTVIEVGVNVPNASVMVIMEAQRFGLSQLHQLRGRVGRGADQSYCILVTPYKLSAETRKRIDIMCETNDGFEIAEADLKLRGPGDLEGTAQSGMAFDLKIADIARDGQLVQLARDEAQKIIDNDPNCEKNEYALLWNRLQALRKTNVNWSAIS from the coding sequence ATGTTTGATATACTGAATCAAGATGTGCAATATGTCTCGGGGGTCGGTCCGAAGCGAAAGGAGATTCTGAAGAAAGAACTCCAAATCAGCACTTATGGCGATTTGCTGGAATATTTCCCCTACAAACATGTTGACCGGAGCCGTATCTATCGCATCGACGAGCTGTCGCCCGACATGCCGTTCGTGCAGATTCGCGGAAAGATTCTCAGCTTCGAGGAATTCTCGGTCGGCACTCGCAAGAAACGGGTGGTTGCCTATTTTTCTGACGGCAGAGGCGTAGTCGATTTGGTTTGGTTCTCGCGGGCGCAGTATATCACAAGAAACTATTCGGTTGAGAAAGACTATATCGTCTTCGGACGACCCACCGTCTATGGCGGGCGCTACCAGTTTGCGCACCCGGAAATTGAAAAGGCGGAAGACGTGGAGCTGTCTGCCATGGGCATGCAGCCTTATTACGTGACGACAGAAGCGATGAAAAAGGCGGGTATCACATCGCGGACGATGGAGAAAATCATGAAAAACCTGCTGGAAAAACTCACACAGCCACTGCCTGAGACGCTCCCGCCTTTCATCACAGGACCGCTCCACCTGATATCCAGAGATGATGCCTTTCGGAAAATTCACTACCCGAAATGTGCCGAAGACACTCAGCAAGCGCGGCTGCGACTGAAGTTCGAAGAACTGTTTTACGTGCAGCTGAACATTCTCAGATACGCCAACGACCACCGAAGGAAGTACCGCGGATATGTGTTCAGCCACGTCGGTGAGCACTTCAACACGTTCTACCATGAACACCTGCCCTTCCCGCTCACCGGAGCACAGAAGCGTGTGATTCGGGAAATACGGAAGGACATGGGAAGCGGACAACAGATGAACCGCCTGCTACAGGGCGACGTAGGGTCGGGAAAGACGCTCGTGGCGCTCATGTCCATGCTCATCGCACTCGACAACGGCTATCAGGCGTGTATCATGGCGCCGACAGAGATTCTTGCCGAACAGCACCTGCAGACCATACGCGAACTGCTGGGCGACATGCCTGTGAGGACGGAACTGCTGACCGGTGTCGTGAAAGGGAAGAGGAGAGAGGCGGTCATGCAAGGACTCATAGATGGCAGCGTCCATCTGCTGGTGGGAACACATGCCGTCATCGAAGAAAACGTGCAGTTCAAACGGCTCGGATTCGCTGTCATCGACGAGCAACACCGCTTCGGAGTGGCGCAACGCGCCAAACTGTGGTCGAAAAGCAACAACCCGCCACACGTTCTTGTCATGACCGCCACGCCTATTCCGCGCACATTGGCAATGACGCTCTACGGCGATCTGGACGTCAGCGTCATCGACGAACTGCCACCCGGCAGAAAACCCATACAGACAATCCACAAGTTCGACAACCAGTTGCACAGCCTCTACACGGGCATCCGCAAGCAGATACAGGAAGGACGACAGGCATATATCGTATTCCCGCTTATCAAAGAGAGCGAAAAAATCGATTTGAAAAATCTGGAAGAAGGATTTGAAACCCTGCGCGAAGCCCTTCCCGAAATGCGCATGAGCAAAGTGCACGGGAAGATGAAACCTGCCGAAAAAGATGCGGAAATGGCTAAATTCGTGAGCGGCGAGACACAGATTCTCGTGGCAACGACCGTCATCGAAGTGGGCGTGAACGTGCCCAACGCTTCGGTCATGGTCATCATGGAGGCACAACGGTTCGGACTTTCACAACTGCATCAGCTGCGCGGACGCGTAGGACGCGGTGCCGACCAGTCCTATTGCATCCTCGTCACACCCTATAAGCTTTCAGCGGAAACACGCAAACGCATTGATATCATGTGCGAGACGAACGACGGATTTGAGATTGCTGAAGCCGACCTGAAGCTGCGCGGACCGGGCGATTTGGAAGGAACAGCACAGAGCGGCATGGCATTCGACCTGAAAATTGCCGACATCGCACGCGACGGACAACTCGTGCAACTGGCACGCGACGAAGCGCAAAAGATTATCGACAACGACCCTAACTGCGAAAAAAACGAATATGCACTGCTGTGGAACCGGCTCCAAGCGCTCAGAAAGACCAACGTCAACTGGTCTGCCATCTCCTGA
- a CDS encoding cysteine hydrolase family protein, with amino-acid sequence MKDMKKYAVIVIDMLNDFVTGPIASPRVNHIIEPIKKLCEKARAEGIPVIYANDCHTPDIDKEFKVWGPHAVEGTKGAEIIDELKPAKGDYIIPKKTYSGFYETTLELVLRELGVDTVVITGWQADCCCRHTSADAFFRGFNIIVPRETTDTDTEEGYTGGLAYIEKIYGATICSVNDLF; translated from the coding sequence ATGAAAGACATGAAAAAGTATGCCGTAATCGTCATTGACATGCTCAATGATTTTGTCACAGGACCCATCGCCTCACCGCGTGTCAACCACATCATCGAACCTATCAAGAAGCTTTGCGAAAAAGCCCGCGCCGAAGGTATTCCTGTCATCTACGCCAATGACTGTCACACACCCGACATCGACAAGGAGTTCAAGGTGTGGGGACCCCATGCTGTAGAGGGCACGAAGGGAGCGGAAATTATTGACGAGCTCAAACCTGCAAAGGGCGACTACATCATTCCCAAGAAGACTTACAGCGGCTTCTACGAGACAACTCTCGAGCTCGTTCTCAGGGAACTCGGAGTTGATACCGTGGTGATTACGGGATGGCAGGCTGACTGCTGCTGCCGTCACACCTCTGCCGACGCTTTCTTCAGGGGATTCAACATCATCGTCCCACGGGAAACTACCGACACCGACACTGAAGAAGGTTACACCGGAGGGCTCGCCTACATCGAGAAAATCTACGGGGCAACCATTTGCAGCGTAAATGATTTGTTCTGA
- a CDS encoding DJ-1 family glyoxalase III: MTKVYEFLAEGFEELEALAPVDVLRRADVPVQTVSVTGEKTVCSSHGVQVVADLLFEDHSFEDADLLLLPGGMPGASHLNDHEGLRQLLLQHVGSGKRVGAICAAPMVLGTLGLLQGRRATCAPGFEQHLKGAQYTSELVTEDGPFITAKGAAASLPYAYRLLALFRSEEEIHEMQRKMQYLQLIGK, translated from the coding sequence ATGACAAAAGTCTATGAATTTCTTGCAGAAGGCTTCGAGGAACTGGAAGCACTGGCACCTGTGGACGTTCTCCGACGGGCTGATGTCCCGGTGCAGACTGTCAGTGTGACGGGTGAAAAAACAGTCTGCTCATCGCATGGCGTGCAGGTTGTTGCCGACTTGCTGTTTGAAGACCACTCGTTCGAGGATGCCGACCTGTTGCTCTTGCCTGGCGGAATGCCTGGCGCAAGCCATCTGAACGACCATGAGGGACTCCGCCAACTGCTCCTGCAACATGTCGGAAGCGGCAAACGTGTGGGTGCTATTTGTGCAGCGCCAATGGTGTTGGGCACACTCGGACTGCTACAGGGACGGCGTGCCACCTGTGCTCCGGGGTTTGAACAACACCTGAAGGGAGCGCAATACACCTCCGAACTGGTGACGGAAGACGGACCGTTCATCACGGCAAAAGGGGCAGCAGCGTCACTCCCCTATGCCTACCGGTTGCTTGCACTCTTCCGAAGCGAAGAAGAAATACACGAGATGCAACGAAAAATGCAATATCTCCAACTCATCGGTAAATAA
- a CDS encoding NAD kinase: MMNNEQKRFRFALFGKEFQEEHAALVRKMFSFLVACDAEVVVEADFFRFLTSQGIEVGPCNSFEGDSFEADFVVSLGGDGTFLKAASRVGSRNIPIMGVNMGRLGFLTDVSLQDVEEALRMLYHGDYEVESRSLIAVESNGEPLTTYPYALNDVAILKCADASMISIRTGINGEHLITCQADGMVVSTPTGSTAYALSNGGPVVVPQTDVFCLTFVAPHSLTVRPMIVPDTAEISLQIDSRSHNYLVAVDGRSVTLQEQTALTLRKAPYSIQIVKRKGYSYFSMLKEKMMWGRDTREKR; the protein is encoded by the coding sequence ATGATGAATAATGAGCAGAAACGTTTTCGTTTTGCACTTTTTGGAAAGGAATTCCAAGAAGAACATGCCGCTTTGGTTCGGAAAATGTTCTCCTTTCTGGTTGCCTGCGACGCTGAAGTAGTCGTGGAAGCTGACTTTTTCCGCTTCCTGACGTCACAAGGGATTGAGGTAGGTCCCTGTAATTCGTTTGAAGGCGACAGTTTCGAAGCTGATTTCGTGGTGTCCTTAGGCGGTGACGGAACGTTCTTGAAAGCCGCCAGCAGGGTGGGGAGCAGGAATATTCCTATCATGGGAGTCAACATGGGACGGCTTGGATTCCTCACGGATGTGAGTTTGCAAGATGTTGAAGAGGCGCTGCGGATGCTTTATCATGGCGACTATGAGGTTGAGAGTCGTTCGTTGATTGCTGTCGAGAGCAACGGTGAACCGCTGACAACCTATCCCTATGCCCTCAACGATGTGGCTATTCTGAAATGTGCCGATGCGTCGATGATTTCAATCCGTACAGGAATCAACGGCGAGCACCTCATTACTTGTCAGGCAGACGGTATGGTGGTCAGCACTCCGACAGGCAGTACGGCATACGCATTGTCTAACGGAGGTCCGGTGGTCGTGCCGCAAACAGATGTCTTCTGTCTTACGTTCGTTGCCCCCCATTCGCTGACGGTGCGCCCGATGATAGTGCCCGACACGGCAGAGATATCGCTTCAGATTGATAGTCGCTCACACAACTATCTAGTGGCTGTGGACGGGCGTTCGGTAACGCTTCAGGAACAGACAGCGCTGACACTGCGAAAAGCGCCTTACAGCATTCAGATTGTCAAGCGAAAAGGTTATAGTTATTTTTCCATGCTGAAAGAAAAGATGATGTGGGGAAGAGATACACGTGAGAAAAGATGA
- a CDS encoding glycosyltransferase family 2 protein — translation MITFTIITVTYNAAKFFPSTADSVMGQRYEHVEHIIVDGASTDSTLQLANEYKKRSDEEDNGHQIIIISEADKGLYDAMNKGLQRATGDYICFLNAGDSLPSEETLEVIARTAEESGDGDMPAVLYGDTDIVDENGRFVRHRRLSPPDRLTWRSFRHGMLVCHQAFYAATNIAQQLPYDLRFRHSADVDWCIRVMKEAEKQRKKLVRVPVVVANFLQGGDSMTHHKDSLRERFQVMRRHYGIVTTTAMHLWFLVRQLTHR, via the coding sequence ATGATTACGTTTACCATCATAACGGTCACTTATAATGCTGCGAAGTTTTTTCCTTCAACGGCAGACAGCGTTATGGGGCAGCGTTATGAGCACGTGGAGCACATCATCGTCGATGGTGCCTCGACTGACAGCACGCTACAACTCGCCAATGAGTATAAAAAGCGGTCGGATGAAGAAGATAACGGACATCAAATCATCATCATATCGGAAGCCGACAAGGGTTTGTACGATGCGATGAACAAAGGACTACAACGGGCAACGGGCGACTACATCTGCTTCCTGAATGCCGGTGACAGTCTGCCCAGCGAAGAGACGCTTGAAGTGATTGCACGGACAGCAGAAGAATCGGGCGATGGAGATATGCCCGCGGTGCTCTATGGCGATACGGATATTGTCGATGAAAACGGGCGTTTTGTGCGACACCGGCGCCTCTCTCCACCCGACCGACTCACATGGCGCTCTTTTCGCCACGGGATGCTGGTGTGTCATCAGGCATTCTACGCCGCCACCAACATTGCCCAACAACTACCCTACGATTTGAGATTTCGCCATTCTGCCGATGTGGACTGGTGCATCAGAGTGATGAAAGAGGCTGAGAAACAGCGAAAAAAACTCGTGAGAGTGCCTGTCGTTGTCGCCAATTTCCTTCAAGGAGGAGACAGCATGACACACCACAAAGACTCTCTCCGTGAGCGTTTTCAAGTGATGCGCAGACATTACGGAATCGTTACGACCACTGCCATGCACCTGTGGTTTTTAGTCCGCCAACTGACACACCGTTAA
- the porV gene encoding type IX secretion system outer membrane channel protein PorV, giving the protein MIKTIRISAIACLLLIAATTQAQNEKRDMFNPVNTSVTSQSIAPDARAAGMGDVGAATDPDVVSQYWNPAKYPFCISRAGVALNYTPWLRQLVNDMYLAYLSGYYRIGEYSAVSASLRYFSLGEVYTNAGQTDDNSMTINPYEMSLDVAYSLMLSEKFSIGAAVRWIHSDLTYDYTDDTSPGSAFAADIACYYQNYLNLGSRECQLGLGLNISNIGSKITFGGDNRSEFIPTNLRLGASLMVPIDEYNRITIAADANKLLVPTYPKQEEGETTEDYQERVQRDYYDVSSISGIFKSFGDAPNGFKEELEEIQWSVGAEYTYHDQFSIRAGYHHESENKGNRKYFTVGAGFRMSVFSLDAGYVIATAKSNPLDQTLRFTLSFDMDGIKDLFRRR; this is encoded by the coding sequence ATGATCAAGACAATCCGAATATCGGCTATCGCATGCCTGCTCCTCATCGCAGCAACCACGCAAGCCCAAAATGAAAAAAGGGATATGTTCAATCCCGTGAACACTTCCGTAACGTCACAAAGTATCGCTCCCGATGCCCGGGCTGCCGGTATGGGTGACGTGGGTGCGGCAACTGACCCCGATGTGGTTTCACAATACTGGAATCCCGCCAAATATCCGTTCTGCATCTCCCGCGCCGGTGTGGCACTGAACTACACACCGTGGCTGCGCCAGTTGGTCAACGACATGTATTTGGCATATCTGTCGGGATATTACCGCATTGGTGAATACAGTGCCGTATCAGCATCACTGCGCTATTTCTCGCTCGGTGAAGTATATACAAACGCCGGACAGACCGACGACAACAGCATGACAATCAATCCCTACGAGATGTCGCTTGACGTGGCTTACTCGCTGATGCTGAGTGAGAAATTTTCAATCGGCGCTGCAGTCCGTTGGATTCACTCTGACCTCACCTACGACTATACCGACGACACGAGTCCCGGCTCAGCCTTTGCCGCCGACATCGCCTGCTACTATCAGAACTATCTGAATCTCGGCTCGCGCGAATGTCAGCTCGGACTGGGTCTGAACATCTCGAACATCGGTTCGAAAATCACTTTCGGAGGCGACAACCGTAGCGAATTTATCCCGACCAACCTGCGACTGGGTGCTTCACTCATGGTGCCTATCGACGAATACAACCGCATCACGATTGCCGCAGATGCTAACAAACTGCTGGTTCCCACTTACCCGAAACAAGAGGAAGGAGAAACGACGGAAGACTATCAGGAGCGAGTACAAAGAGACTATTATGACGTGTCGAGCATCAGCGGTATTTTCAAGAGCTTCGGCGATGCACCAAACGGTTTCAAGGAGGAGCTGGAGGAGATTCAATGGAGTGTCGGTGCAGAATATACGTACCACGACCAGTTCTCTATCCGCGCCGGATATCACCACGAGAGCGAGAACAAAGGTAACCGCAAGTATTTCACGGTCGGTGCAGGATTCCGCATGAGTGTGTTCTCACTCGATGCCGGATATGTGATTGCCACGGCAAAGAGCAACCCACTCGACCAGACACTGCGATTCACCCTGTCGTTCGACATGGACGGAATCAAAGATTTGTTTAGGAGAAGGTAA
- the ispF gene encoding 2-C-methyl-D-erythritol 2,4-cyclodiphosphate synthase: MGIRVGFGYDVHRLAENRKLWLGGICIDHSMGLLGHSDADVLIHAICDALLGAANMRDIGYHFPDTSDETLDMDSKIILRKTIELIASKGYVVGNIDATVCAERPKLNPHIPAMQQCLADVIGTDPDNISIKATTTERLGFVGKEEGIAAYATVLITKNA, encoded by the coding sequence GTGGGTATCCGCGTAGGTTTTGGTTATGATGTCCACCGATTAGCGGAAAACCGTAAGTTGTGGTTAGGCGGAATATGTATTGACCACTCTATGGGCTTACTGGGACACAGCGATGCCGACGTGCTGATTCATGCTATCTGCGACGCACTGCTCGGAGCTGCCAATATGCGTGACATCGGCTACCACTTCCCCGACACATCAGACGAGACGCTCGATATGGACAGTAAGATTATCCTGAGAAAGACCATCGAGCTCATTGCCTCGAAGGGATATGTCGTAGGAAATATCGATGCCACTGTCTGCGCCGAGCGTCCGAAACTCAACCCACATATCCCAGCCATGCAACAATGCCTGGCGGATGTCATCGGAACCGATCCTGACAATATTTCCATTAAGGCGACGACAACCGAACGGCTCGGCTTCGTTGGAAAAGAAGAAGGTATCGCTGCCTATGCAACAGTGCTGATTACGAAGAATGCTTAA
- a CDS encoding glycosyltransferase family 4 protein gives MRVLIVNTSERTGGAAIAAHRLMDALNNNGVKAKMLVQKKETEDISIVGLNKPWLQRWRFLWERWCIFVRMWFSRKNLFNIDIANAGADITRLREFREADIIHLHWINQGFLSLKSIQRILESGKPVIWTMHDAWAATGICHLTMECQHFKTSCHHCPYLPNRGGKNDLSSQIWKQKKLLYNRYNVYFVTCSQWLAKEAKQSALLTGQKITNIPNAIDTHIFCKRDKNSAREELQLPLDKKLILFASHKVTDERKGMGYLINAIQQLEKTHTEVREQLALAVLGGQSDEIQAQIGLPVFPLGYTTDVKTLVNAYNAADLFILPSLSDNLPNTIMEAMACGVPCVGFEVGGIPEMIEHKKNGYVAAYKNAEDLAKGIFWTLYESDSEMLSDNAVKKVTKDYSQQSVAAKYTEVYQQAMTFKHYQL, from the coding sequence ATGAGGGTATTGATTGTCAACACAAGTGAGCGGACGGGAGGCGCAGCCATTGCTGCTCATCGACTGATGGACGCACTGAACAACAATGGCGTCAAGGCAAAGATGCTGGTTCAGAAAAAGGAGACCGAAGACATTTCCATCGTCGGACTGAACAAGCCATGGCTGCAACGATGGCGCTTCCTTTGGGAACGGTGGTGCATCTTTGTTCGCATGTGGTTCTCACGCAAGAATCTATTCAACATCGACATTGCCAATGCGGGTGCTGATATTACCCGATTGCGCGAATTCCGCGAGGCAGACATCATCCACCTGCATTGGATCAACCAAGGATTTTTATCGCTGAAAAGCATCCAACGCATCCTCGAAAGCGGAAAACCAGTAATATGGACCATGCACGACGCATGGGCAGCGACTGGCATTTGTCATCTCACAATGGAGTGTCAACACTTCAAGACCTCCTGCCATCATTGTCCGTATCTGCCGAACAGAGGAGGGAAAAACGACCTCTCCAGTCAAATATGGAAACAGAAGAAACTGCTTTATAATAGATATAATGTGTATTTCGTGACATGCAGTCAATGGCTGGCAAAGGAAGCTAAACAGAGTGCGCTGCTGACCGGGCAGAAAATCACGAACATACCCAACGCTATTGATACGCACATCTTCTGCAAAAGAGATAAAAACTCAGCACGCGAAGAATTGCAACTGCCACTGGATAAGAAACTGATTCTCTTCGCTTCGCATAAAGTGACGGATGAAAGAAAAGGTATGGGATATCTTATCAACGCCATTCAGCAGCTGGAAAAAACTCACACGGAAGTGAGAGAACAACTTGCATTGGCAGTGCTCGGAGGACAGTCTGACGAGATTCAGGCACAAATTGGATTACCGGTTTTCCCATTAGGATACACCACCGACGTGAAAACACTCGTCAATGCCTATAATGCTGCCGACTTATTTATCCTTCCGTCACTTTCCGACAACCTGCCAAACACCATCATGGAAGCGATGGCTTGCGGAGTGCCATGCGTAGGTTTTGAAGTTGGAGGCATTCCCGAAATGATTGAACACAAAAAGAATGGATATGTAGCGGCATACAAAAATGCGGAAGATTTGGCAAAAGGCATTTTCTGGACACTCTATGAAAGCGATAGTGAAATGCTCTCTGACAATGCTGTCAAGAAAGTAACAAAAGACTATTCACAACAAAGCGTGGCGGCAAAATACACCGAAGTGTATCAGCAAGCCATGACCTTCAAACACTATCAATTATAA
- a CDS encoding ABC transporter ATP-binding protein, which produces MMGNWKNIIRRYDSKYSYRVIIKWLWKAWKGNRLQASLNALIGLLGVALSLTQVWAVKHAVDVASRTIEGSVYWSVALMGVLVLFNFALGVASVWVKNILGIKAQNRMQQRMLDRILRSEWHGRETHHSGDVINRLEGDVSSIVTFLTETIPNTLATLALFIGAFVYLFSMDKMLALVIVGMLPVFAVFSKVYMRQMRRLTRKVRDSGSKVQSILQETVQNRMLIKTLESDDLMIGRLEGSQSELRHNVVRRTFFSVFSHIMLSFGFALGYLIAFLWSALRMYEGTLSFGGMTAFLQLVNKIQGPARSLTKLVPSFVAVCTAAERLLELEEEPEEEQGEPVELTAPCGVRFNHVSYAYTPEDGEVISDLSFDFYPGSCTAVIGETGAGKTTLVRMVLALLHPQKGSIEMYNDQESHELSPRMRCNLVYVPQGNTLMSGTIRENLLLGKPTATEEEIHDALMKSCADFVFDLPEGIDTVCDESGGGLSEGQAQRISIARALLRNRSIMIFDEATSALDPETERQLLNNILASSDKTIIFITHRPAVIEYCHQSLEIHR; this is translated from the coding sequence ATGATGGGAAATTGGAAAAATATCATAAGGAGATATGACTCCAAGTACAGTTATAGGGTCATTATAAAATGGCTTTGGAAGGCTTGGAAGGGCAATCGGCTGCAGGCAAGCCTGAATGCCTTGATAGGCTTGCTCGGAGTGGCGCTTTCCCTCACTCAGGTGTGGGCTGTAAAACATGCCGTTGATGTGGCGTCAAGGACGATTGAAGGGTCCGTCTATTGGTCGGTCGCACTGATGGGCGTACTTGTGCTTTTCAACTTCGCGCTGGGCGTTGCCAGCGTCTGGGTGAAGAACATTCTCGGCATCAAAGCCCAAAACCGGATGCAGCAGCGAATGCTCGACCGTATCCTGCGTTCCGAATGGCACGGCAGGGAAACCCACCATAGCGGCGATGTCATCAACCGTCTGGAGGGTGATGTGTCGAGTATCGTCACTTTCCTCACCGAAACCATTCCGAACACGCTCGCTACGCTCGCTCTCTTCATAGGAGCATTCGTCTATCTTTTCTCGATGGACAAGATGTTGGCACTCGTCATCGTTGGGATGTTACCCGTTTTTGCCGTGTTCAGTAAAGTGTATATGCGCCAGATGCGGCGCCTGACACGTAAGGTGCGTGACAGCGGTTCTAAAGTGCAGAGCATTCTTCAGGAAACGGTGCAGAACCGCATGTTGATAAAAACATTGGAAAGCGATGACCTGATGATTGGACGACTGGAAGGCTCTCAAAGCGAATTGCGCCATAACGTAGTGCGCCGGACGTTCTTTTCCGTCTTTTCACATATCATGCTGAGCTTCGGTTTCGCTTTGGGCTATCTGATTGCATTCCTTTGGAGCGCACTCCGCATGTATGAAGGTACACTTTCCTTCGGTGGAATGACAGCGTTCCTGCAACTCGTCAACAAAATTCAGGGACCGGCACGCTCATTGACAAAGTTGGTGCCTTCGTTCGTCGCAGTGTGCACTGCCGCAGAGAGATTATTGGAATTGGAAGAAGAACCCGAGGAGGAACAGGGAGAGCCCGTTGAACTCACTGCTCCTTGTGGCGTTCGTTTCAATCACGTTTCGTATGCCTATACACCGGAAGACGGGGAAGTGATTTCCGACCTTTCGTTCGATTTCTATCCAGGTTCTTGCACCGCAGTAATAGGCGAAACTGGTGCTGGTAAAACAACCTTGGTGCGAATGGTGCTTGCCTTGCTTCATCCGCAGAAAGGCTCAATAGAAATGTACAACGACCAGGAAAGTCATGAGCTTTCGCCACGCATGCGCTGCAATTTGGTGTATGTGCCGCAGGGAAACACGTTGATGAGCGGTACTATCCGTGAAAACCTGTTGCTGGGAAAGCCGACCGCGACGGAAGAAGAGATTCATGATGCGCTGATGAAGAGTTGTGCTGACTTTGTGTTCGACCTTCCGGAGGGGATTGACACCGTTTGCGATGAGTCGGGAGGCGGACTGAGCGAAGGACAGGCACAGCGTATCAGTATTGCGCGTGCCCTGTTGCGCAACCGGAGCATTATGATTTTCGATGAGGCGACAAGTGCCCTTGACCCGGAAACGGAGCGGCAGTTGTTGAATAACATTCTTGCATCAAGCGATAAGACAATCATTTTCATCACACACCGTCCGGCGGTGATAGAATATTGTCACCAATCTCTGGAAATACACCGTTGA